A genomic segment from Vanacampus margaritifer isolate UIUO_Vmar chromosome 3, RoL_Vmar_1.0, whole genome shotgun sequence encodes:
- the git2a gene encoding ARF GTPase-activating protein GIT2a isoform X1, with protein sequence MSKRMRNTEVCADCCVPEPRWASVNRGVLICDECCSVHRSLGRHSSQVRHLTHTPWPPTQLQMVQMLYSNGANSIWEHSLLDPASVMSGKRKANPQDKLHPNKSEFIKAKYQMLAFVHRMPCREDDSSTAKDLSKQLHSSVRTGNLETCLRLLSLGAQANFFHPEKGNSPLHVAAKAGQVSQAELLTVYGADPGAPDSNGKTPIDYAREAGHHDLADRLVEIQYELTDRLAFYLCGRKPDHKNGQHFIVPQMADSSLDLSELAKAAKKKLQSLSNHLFEELAMDVYDEVDRRETDAVWLATQNHSALVTETTVVPFLPVNPEYSSTRNQGRQKLARFNAHEFATLVIDILSDAKRRQQGNSAASPKDHVELILKNMSARPCSDSQDNDQPDYDSVASDEDTDQELPSSKGDRTKSLDSDLSDGPITMQEYLEVKNALSASEAKIQHLLKANSNLSDELRLMQKKLQSLQSENTSLRRQVTANIYQTPSTSDYPDPSSPSALKRRQSARASRPMSMYETGSGLKTYLPKGESPYPEEAIPTLHPFSPHKEKGAFVTTSSSLPSFPSTLSWSMDESNRKASKFEKQSSMPESDYDNTFNDSEVDDSGLCRRGRLRSSGRLREGSSIPELDDAELEPDPALPSTEDVIRKTEQITKNIQELLRAAQDNKHESFVPCSERIHVAVTEMAALFPKRPRSDTVRSSLRLLTSSACRLQSECRKAVPPEGCPGPDMQLVTQQVIQCAYDIAKAAKQLVTITTKENTN encoded by the exons ATGTCCAAACGCATGAGGAACACGGAGGTGTGTGCAGACTGTTGCGTCCCAG AACCCCGCTGGGCCTCAGTGAACAGGGGGGTGTTGATTTGTGATGAGTGCTGCAGTGTTCATCGAAGTCTGGGCAGACACAGCTCACAAGTCCGTCATCTGACGCACACACCATGGCCTCCTACACAGCTACAA ATGGTTCAGATGTTGTACAGCAATGGCGCTAATTCAATTTGGGAGCACTCACTTCTGGACCCAGCATCTGTGATGAGTGGAAAACGCAAGGCCAACCCCCAGGACAAATTACA CCCGAACAAGTCCGAATTCATCAAAGCCAAATATCAAATGTTGGCGTTTGTCCACCGCATGCCTTGTCGGGAAGATGACAGTTCAACAGCCAAAGATCTGAGTAAG CAACTTCATTCAAGTGTTCGCACTGGAAATCTTGAGACCTGTTTGAGGTTGCTCTCTCTGGGAGCTCAGGCAAACTTTTTTCACCCA GAAAAGGGAAACTCTCCCTTGCATGTAGCAGCAAAGGCAGGGCAAGTCTCTCAGGCTGAACTGTTAACGGTTTACGGCGCAGATCCCGGAGCCCCCGATAGCAATGGCAAAACTCCCATCGATTACGCAAG GGAGGCGGGCCACCACGACCTGGCAGATCGACTGGTGGAGATTCAGTATGAGCTGACAGATCGGTTGGCGTTCTACCTGTGTGGGAGAAAACCAG ATCACAAAAATGGGCAGCACTTCATCGTTCCTCAAATGGCTGACag CAGTTTAGATCTATCTGAACTGGCCAAGGCAGCCAAGAAGAAGCTGCAGTCG CTGAGTAATCATTTATTTGAGGAGCTGGCCATGGATGTGTATGATGAGGTTGACAGGCGAGAGACGGATGCAG TGTGGTTAGCGACACAGAATCACAGCGCCCTCGTGACAGAGACGACTGTGGTGCCTTTCCTTCCCGTCAATCCAGAGTATTCGTCCACAAGAAACCAG ggACGCCAAAAACTTGCCAGATTCAATGCACATGAATTTGCAACTCTCGTGATTGATATACTAAGTGATGCAAAGCGGAGACAACAAGGAAATTCAGCAGCAAGCCCCAAAG ACCACGTGGAACTCATCCTGAAGAACATGTCTGCCAGGCCATGCAGTGACAGTCAAGATAATGACCAGCCCGACTATGACAGCGTAGCGTCCGATGAGGATACAGACCAAGAGCTCCCTTCAAGTAAAGGAGATCGGACAAAG AGTCTGGACTCCGACCTCTCCGATGGCCCCATCACCATGCAGGAGTACCTGGAGGTGAAAAACGCTCTCTCGGCCTCCGAGGCCAAAATCCAGCATCTCCTGAAAGCCAACAGCAACCTGAGCGACGAGCTGCGACTGATGCAGAAAAAG CTGCAATCTCTGCAAAGTGAGAACACCTCCCTTAGGCGGCAGGTCACAGCCAATATCTATCAGACCCCCAGCACGTCAGACTATCCCGACCCCTCAAGTCCTTCGGCCCTGAAACGCCGGCAATCCGCTCGGGCCAGTCGGCCCATGTCTATGTACGAGACTGGCTCGGGCCTGAAGACTTATCTCCCTAAAGGGGAAAGTCCTTACCCAGAGGAGGCTATTCCCACCCTGCATCCCTTCTCACCTCAT AAGGAAAAGGGCGCTTTTGTGACCACCTCTTCATCCCTCCCCTCATTTCCGTCCACCCTGTCCTGGTCCATGGATGAAAGTAATCGAAAG GCCTCCAAGTTCGAGAAGCAGAGCAGCATGCCTGAAAGCGACTATGACAACACATTCAATGACTCTGAGGTGGATGATTCAGG TTTGTGCAGGAGAGGGAGGCTGAGGAGCAGCGGCCGGCTGAGGGAGGGCAGCTCCATCCCCGAGCTGGATGACGCGGAGTTGGAGCCGGACCCGGCACTTCCCAGCACCGAGGACGTCATCCGCAAAACCGAGCAGATCACCAAGAATATCCAGGAGCTCCTGCGAGCTGCTCAGGATAACAAACACGAAAG CTTCGTACCCTGCTCAGAAAGAATACATGTGGCTGTAACAGAAATGGCTGCTCTCTTTCCCAAG AGGCCTCGCTCGGACACGGTGCGAAGCTCTCTGCGTTTGTTGACGTCAAGCGCATGCAGGCTTCAGAGCGAGTGCAGGaaggcggtgcctccggaaggcTGCCCGGGACCGGACATGCAGCTTGTCACCCAGCAGGTCATCCAATGT
- the git2a gene encoding ARF GTPase-activating protein GIT2a isoform X3: protein MSKRMRNTEVCADCCVPEPRWASVNRGVLICDECCSVHRSLGRHSSQVRHLTHTPWPPTQLQMVQMLYSNGANSIWEHSLLDPASVMSGKRKANPQDKLHPNKSEFIKAKYQMLAFVHRMPCREDDSSTAKDLSKQLHSSVRTGNLETCLRLLSLGAQANFFHPEKGNSPLHVAAKAGQVSQAELLTVYGADPGAPDSNGKTPIDYAREAGHHDLADRLVEIQYELTDRLAFYLCGRKPDHKNGQHFIVPQMADSSLDLSELAKAAKKKLQSLSNHLFEELAMDVYDEVDRRETDAVWLATQNHSALVTETTVVPFLPVNPEYSSTRNQGRQKLARFNAHEFATLVIDILSDAKRRQQGNSAASPKDHVELILKNMSARPCSDSQDNDQPDYDSVASDEDTDQELPSSKGDRTKSLDSDLSDGPITMQEYLEVKNALSASEAKIQHLLKANSNLSDELRLMQKKLQSLQSENTSLRRQVTANIYQTPSTSDYPDPSSPSALKRRQSARASRPMSMYETGSGLKTYLPKGESPYPEEAIPTLHPFSPHASKFEKQSSMPESDYDNTFNDSEVDDSGLCRRGRLRSSGRLREGSSIPELDDAELEPDPALPSTEDVIRKTEQITKNIQELLRAAQDNKHESFVPCSERIHVAVTEMAALFPKRPRSDTVRSSLRLLTSSACRLQSECRKAVPPEGCPGPDMQLVTQQVIQCAYDIAKAAKQLVTITTKENTN from the exons ATGTCCAAACGCATGAGGAACACGGAGGTGTGTGCAGACTGTTGCGTCCCAG AACCCCGCTGGGCCTCAGTGAACAGGGGGGTGTTGATTTGTGATGAGTGCTGCAGTGTTCATCGAAGTCTGGGCAGACACAGCTCACAAGTCCGTCATCTGACGCACACACCATGGCCTCCTACACAGCTACAA ATGGTTCAGATGTTGTACAGCAATGGCGCTAATTCAATTTGGGAGCACTCACTTCTGGACCCAGCATCTGTGATGAGTGGAAAACGCAAGGCCAACCCCCAGGACAAATTACA CCCGAACAAGTCCGAATTCATCAAAGCCAAATATCAAATGTTGGCGTTTGTCCACCGCATGCCTTGTCGGGAAGATGACAGTTCAACAGCCAAAGATCTGAGTAAG CAACTTCATTCAAGTGTTCGCACTGGAAATCTTGAGACCTGTTTGAGGTTGCTCTCTCTGGGAGCTCAGGCAAACTTTTTTCACCCA GAAAAGGGAAACTCTCCCTTGCATGTAGCAGCAAAGGCAGGGCAAGTCTCTCAGGCTGAACTGTTAACGGTTTACGGCGCAGATCCCGGAGCCCCCGATAGCAATGGCAAAACTCCCATCGATTACGCAAG GGAGGCGGGCCACCACGACCTGGCAGATCGACTGGTGGAGATTCAGTATGAGCTGACAGATCGGTTGGCGTTCTACCTGTGTGGGAGAAAACCAG ATCACAAAAATGGGCAGCACTTCATCGTTCCTCAAATGGCTGACag CAGTTTAGATCTATCTGAACTGGCCAAGGCAGCCAAGAAGAAGCTGCAGTCG CTGAGTAATCATTTATTTGAGGAGCTGGCCATGGATGTGTATGATGAGGTTGACAGGCGAGAGACGGATGCAG TGTGGTTAGCGACACAGAATCACAGCGCCCTCGTGACAGAGACGACTGTGGTGCCTTTCCTTCCCGTCAATCCAGAGTATTCGTCCACAAGAAACCAG ggACGCCAAAAACTTGCCAGATTCAATGCACATGAATTTGCAACTCTCGTGATTGATATACTAAGTGATGCAAAGCGGAGACAACAAGGAAATTCAGCAGCAAGCCCCAAAG ACCACGTGGAACTCATCCTGAAGAACATGTCTGCCAGGCCATGCAGTGACAGTCAAGATAATGACCAGCCCGACTATGACAGCGTAGCGTCCGATGAGGATACAGACCAAGAGCTCCCTTCAAGTAAAGGAGATCGGACAAAG AGTCTGGACTCCGACCTCTCCGATGGCCCCATCACCATGCAGGAGTACCTGGAGGTGAAAAACGCTCTCTCGGCCTCCGAGGCCAAAATCCAGCATCTCCTGAAAGCCAACAGCAACCTGAGCGACGAGCTGCGACTGATGCAGAAAAAG CTGCAATCTCTGCAAAGTGAGAACACCTCCCTTAGGCGGCAGGTCACAGCCAATATCTATCAGACCCCCAGCACGTCAGACTATCCCGACCCCTCAAGTCCTTCGGCCCTGAAACGCCGGCAATCCGCTCGGGCCAGTCGGCCCATGTCTATGTACGAGACTGGCTCGGGCCTGAAGACTTATCTCCCTAAAGGGGAAAGTCCTTACCCAGAGGAGGCTATTCCCACCCTGCATCCCTTCTCACCTCAT GCCTCCAAGTTCGAGAAGCAGAGCAGCATGCCTGAAAGCGACTATGACAACACATTCAATGACTCTGAGGTGGATGATTCAGG TTTGTGCAGGAGAGGGAGGCTGAGGAGCAGCGGCCGGCTGAGGGAGGGCAGCTCCATCCCCGAGCTGGATGACGCGGAGTTGGAGCCGGACCCGGCACTTCCCAGCACCGAGGACGTCATCCGCAAAACCGAGCAGATCACCAAGAATATCCAGGAGCTCCTGCGAGCTGCTCAGGATAACAAACACGAAAG CTTCGTACCCTGCTCAGAAAGAATACATGTGGCTGTAACAGAAATGGCTGCTCTCTTTCCCAAG AGGCCTCGCTCGGACACGGTGCGAAGCTCTCTGCGTTTGTTGACGTCAAGCGCATGCAGGCTTCAGAGCGAGTGCAGGaaggcggtgcctccggaaggcTGCCCGGGACCGGACATGCAGCTTGTCACCCAGCAGGTCATCCAATGT
- the git2a gene encoding ARF GTPase-activating protein GIT2a isoform X6, with protein MSKRMRNTEVCADCCVPEPRWASVNRGVLICDECCSVHRSLGRHSSQVRHLTHTPWPPTQLQMVQMLYSNGANSIWEHSLLDPASVMSGKRKANPQDKLHPNKSEFIKAKYQMLAFVHRMPCREDDSSTAKDLSKQLHSSVRTGNLETCLRLLSLGAQANFFHPEKGNSPLHVAAKAGQVSQAELLTVYGADPGAPDSNGKTPIDYAREAGHHDLADRLVEIQYELTDRLAFYLCGRKPDHKNGQHFIVPQMADSSLDLSELAKAAKKKLQSLSNHLFEELAMDVYDEVDRRETDAVWLATQNHSALVTETTVVPFLPVNPEYSSTRNQGRQKLARFNAHEFATLVIDILSDAKRRQQGNSAASPKDHVELILKNMSARPCSDSQDNDQPDYDSVASDEDTDQELPSSKGDRTKSLDSDLSDGPITMQEYLEVKNALSASEAKIQHLLKANSNLSDELRLMQKKLQSLQSENTSLRRQVTANIYQTPSTSDYPDPSSPSALKRRQSARASRPMSMYETGSGLKTYLPKGESPYPEEAIPTLHPFSPHKEKGAFVTTSSSLPSFPSTLSWSMDESNRKASKFEKQSSMPESDYDNTFNDSEVDDSGLCRRGRLRSSGRLREGSSIPELDDAELEPDPALPSTEDVIRKTEQITKNIQELLRAAQDNKHERPCEREGVRRLRHSLGCFSTLVPWAEKPPTPLHPLSLRSPDPSSCFVPCSERIHVAVTEMAALFPKRPRSDTVRSSLRLLTSSACRLQSECRKAVPPEGCPGPDMQLVTQQVIQCAYDIAKAAKQLVTITTKENTN; from the exons ATGTCCAAACGCATGAGGAACACGGAGGTGTGTGCAGACTGTTGCGTCCCAG AACCCCGCTGGGCCTCAGTGAACAGGGGGGTGTTGATTTGTGATGAGTGCTGCAGTGTTCATCGAAGTCTGGGCAGACACAGCTCACAAGTCCGTCATCTGACGCACACACCATGGCCTCCTACACAGCTACAA ATGGTTCAGATGTTGTACAGCAATGGCGCTAATTCAATTTGGGAGCACTCACTTCTGGACCCAGCATCTGTGATGAGTGGAAAACGCAAGGCCAACCCCCAGGACAAATTACA CCCGAACAAGTCCGAATTCATCAAAGCCAAATATCAAATGTTGGCGTTTGTCCACCGCATGCCTTGTCGGGAAGATGACAGTTCAACAGCCAAAGATCTGAGTAAG CAACTTCATTCAAGTGTTCGCACTGGAAATCTTGAGACCTGTTTGAGGTTGCTCTCTCTGGGAGCTCAGGCAAACTTTTTTCACCCA GAAAAGGGAAACTCTCCCTTGCATGTAGCAGCAAAGGCAGGGCAAGTCTCTCAGGCTGAACTGTTAACGGTTTACGGCGCAGATCCCGGAGCCCCCGATAGCAATGGCAAAACTCCCATCGATTACGCAAG GGAGGCGGGCCACCACGACCTGGCAGATCGACTGGTGGAGATTCAGTATGAGCTGACAGATCGGTTGGCGTTCTACCTGTGTGGGAGAAAACCAG ATCACAAAAATGGGCAGCACTTCATCGTTCCTCAAATGGCTGACag CAGTTTAGATCTATCTGAACTGGCCAAGGCAGCCAAGAAGAAGCTGCAGTCG CTGAGTAATCATTTATTTGAGGAGCTGGCCATGGATGTGTATGATGAGGTTGACAGGCGAGAGACGGATGCAG TGTGGTTAGCGACACAGAATCACAGCGCCCTCGTGACAGAGACGACTGTGGTGCCTTTCCTTCCCGTCAATCCAGAGTATTCGTCCACAAGAAACCAG ggACGCCAAAAACTTGCCAGATTCAATGCACATGAATTTGCAACTCTCGTGATTGATATACTAAGTGATGCAAAGCGGAGACAACAAGGAAATTCAGCAGCAAGCCCCAAAG ACCACGTGGAACTCATCCTGAAGAACATGTCTGCCAGGCCATGCAGTGACAGTCAAGATAATGACCAGCCCGACTATGACAGCGTAGCGTCCGATGAGGATACAGACCAAGAGCTCCCTTCAAGTAAAGGAGATCGGACAAAG AGTCTGGACTCCGACCTCTCCGATGGCCCCATCACCATGCAGGAGTACCTGGAGGTGAAAAACGCTCTCTCGGCCTCCGAGGCCAAAATCCAGCATCTCCTGAAAGCCAACAGCAACCTGAGCGACGAGCTGCGACTGATGCAGAAAAAG CTGCAATCTCTGCAAAGTGAGAACACCTCCCTTAGGCGGCAGGTCACAGCCAATATCTATCAGACCCCCAGCACGTCAGACTATCCCGACCCCTCAAGTCCTTCGGCCCTGAAACGCCGGCAATCCGCTCGGGCCAGTCGGCCCATGTCTATGTACGAGACTGGCTCGGGCCTGAAGACTTATCTCCCTAAAGGGGAAAGTCCTTACCCAGAGGAGGCTATTCCCACCCTGCATCCCTTCTCACCTCAT AAGGAAAAGGGCGCTTTTGTGACCACCTCTTCATCCCTCCCCTCATTTCCGTCCACCCTGTCCTGGTCCATGGATGAAAGTAATCGAAAG GCCTCCAAGTTCGAGAAGCAGAGCAGCATGCCTGAAAGCGACTATGACAACACATTCAATGACTCTGAGGTGGATGATTCAGG TTTGTGCAGGAGAGGGAGGCTGAGGAGCAGCGGCCGGCTGAGGGAGGGCAGCTCCATCCCCGAGCTGGATGACGCGGAGTTGGAGCCGGACCCGGCACTTCCCAGCACCGAGGACGTCATCCGCAAAACCGAGCAGATCACCAAGAATATCCAGGAGCTCCTGCGAGCTGCTCAGGATAACAAACACGAAAG ACCATGCGAGCGCGAAGGCGTGCGCCGCCTCAGACACAGTCTGGGATGTTTCAGCACTCTGGTGCCCTGGGCTGAGaagccccccacccctctccatCCACTCAGCCTGCGATCCCCCGACCCCTCTTCCTG CTTCGTACCCTGCTCAGAAAGAATACATGTGGCTGTAACAGAAATGGCTGCTCTCTTTCCCAAG AGGCCTCGCTCGGACACGGTGCGAAGCTCTCTGCGTTTGTTGACGTCAAGCGCATGCAGGCTTCAGAGCGAGTGCAGGaaggcggtgcctccggaaggcTGCCCGGGACCGGACATGCAGCTTGTCACCCAGCAGGTCATCCAATGT
- the git2a gene encoding ARF GTPase-activating protein GIT2a isoform X4 yields the protein MSKRMRNTEVCADCCVPEPRWASVNRGVLICDECCSVHRSLGRHSSQVRHLTHTPWPPTQLQMVQMLYSNGANSIWEHSLLDPASVMSGKRKANPQDKLHPNKSEFIKAKYQMLAFVHRMPCREDDSSTAKDLSKQLHSSVRTGNLETCLRLLSLGAQANFFHPEKGNSPLHVAAKAGQVSQAELLTVYGADPGAPDSNGKTPIDYAREAGHHDLADRLVEIQYELTDRLAFYLCGRKPDHKNGQHFIVPQMADSSLDLSELAKAAKKKLQSLSNHLFEELAMDVYDEVDRRETDAVWLATQNHSALVTETTVVPFLPVNPEYSSTRNQGRQKLARFNAHEFATLVIDILSDAKRRQQGNSAASPKDHVELILKNMSARPCSDSQDNDQPDYDSVASDEDTDQELPSSKGDRTKSLDSDLSDGPITMQEYLEVKNALSASEAKIQHLLKANSNLSDELRLMQKKKEKGAFVTTSSSLPSFPSTLSWSMDESNRKASKFEKQSSMPESDYDNTFNDSEVDDSGLCRRGRLRSSGRLREGSSIPELDDAELEPDPALPSTEDVIRKTEQITKNIQELLRAAQDNKHESFVPCSERIHVAVTEMAALFPKRPRSDTVRSSLRLLTSSACRLQSECRKAVPPEGCPGPDMQLVTQQVIQCAYDIAKAAKQLVTITTKENTN from the exons ATGTCCAAACGCATGAGGAACACGGAGGTGTGTGCAGACTGTTGCGTCCCAG AACCCCGCTGGGCCTCAGTGAACAGGGGGGTGTTGATTTGTGATGAGTGCTGCAGTGTTCATCGAAGTCTGGGCAGACACAGCTCACAAGTCCGTCATCTGACGCACACACCATGGCCTCCTACACAGCTACAA ATGGTTCAGATGTTGTACAGCAATGGCGCTAATTCAATTTGGGAGCACTCACTTCTGGACCCAGCATCTGTGATGAGTGGAAAACGCAAGGCCAACCCCCAGGACAAATTACA CCCGAACAAGTCCGAATTCATCAAAGCCAAATATCAAATGTTGGCGTTTGTCCACCGCATGCCTTGTCGGGAAGATGACAGTTCAACAGCCAAAGATCTGAGTAAG CAACTTCATTCAAGTGTTCGCACTGGAAATCTTGAGACCTGTTTGAGGTTGCTCTCTCTGGGAGCTCAGGCAAACTTTTTTCACCCA GAAAAGGGAAACTCTCCCTTGCATGTAGCAGCAAAGGCAGGGCAAGTCTCTCAGGCTGAACTGTTAACGGTTTACGGCGCAGATCCCGGAGCCCCCGATAGCAATGGCAAAACTCCCATCGATTACGCAAG GGAGGCGGGCCACCACGACCTGGCAGATCGACTGGTGGAGATTCAGTATGAGCTGACAGATCGGTTGGCGTTCTACCTGTGTGGGAGAAAACCAG ATCACAAAAATGGGCAGCACTTCATCGTTCCTCAAATGGCTGACag CAGTTTAGATCTATCTGAACTGGCCAAGGCAGCCAAGAAGAAGCTGCAGTCG CTGAGTAATCATTTATTTGAGGAGCTGGCCATGGATGTGTATGATGAGGTTGACAGGCGAGAGACGGATGCAG TGTGGTTAGCGACACAGAATCACAGCGCCCTCGTGACAGAGACGACTGTGGTGCCTTTCCTTCCCGTCAATCCAGAGTATTCGTCCACAAGAAACCAG ggACGCCAAAAACTTGCCAGATTCAATGCACATGAATTTGCAACTCTCGTGATTGATATACTAAGTGATGCAAAGCGGAGACAACAAGGAAATTCAGCAGCAAGCCCCAAAG ACCACGTGGAACTCATCCTGAAGAACATGTCTGCCAGGCCATGCAGTGACAGTCAAGATAATGACCAGCCCGACTATGACAGCGTAGCGTCCGATGAGGATACAGACCAAGAGCTCCCTTCAAGTAAAGGAGATCGGACAAAG AGTCTGGACTCCGACCTCTCCGATGGCCCCATCACCATGCAGGAGTACCTGGAGGTGAAAAACGCTCTCTCGGCCTCCGAGGCCAAAATCCAGCATCTCCTGAAAGCCAACAGCAACCTGAGCGACGAGCTGCGACTGATGCAGAAAAAG AAGGAAAAGGGCGCTTTTGTGACCACCTCTTCATCCCTCCCCTCATTTCCGTCCACCCTGTCCTGGTCCATGGATGAAAGTAATCGAAAG GCCTCCAAGTTCGAGAAGCAGAGCAGCATGCCTGAAAGCGACTATGACAACACATTCAATGACTCTGAGGTGGATGATTCAGG TTTGTGCAGGAGAGGGAGGCTGAGGAGCAGCGGCCGGCTGAGGGAGGGCAGCTCCATCCCCGAGCTGGATGACGCGGAGTTGGAGCCGGACCCGGCACTTCCCAGCACCGAGGACGTCATCCGCAAAACCGAGCAGATCACCAAGAATATCCAGGAGCTCCTGCGAGCTGCTCAGGATAACAAACACGAAAG CTTCGTACCCTGCTCAGAAAGAATACATGTGGCTGTAACAGAAATGGCTGCTCTCTTTCCCAAG AGGCCTCGCTCGGACACGGTGCGAAGCTCTCTGCGTTTGTTGACGTCAAGCGCATGCAGGCTTCAGAGCGAGTGCAGGaaggcggtgcctccggaaggcTGCCCGGGACCGGACATGCAGCTTGTCACCCAGCAGGTCATCCAATGT
- the git2a gene encoding ARF GTPase-activating protein GIT2a isoform X2, with amino-acid sequence MSKRMRNTEVCADCCVPEPRWASVNRGVLICDECCSVHRSLGRHSSQVRHLTHTPWPPTQLQMVQMLYSNGANSIWEHSLLDPASVMSGKRKANPQDKLHPNKSEFIKAKYQMLAFVHRMPCREDDSSTAKDLSKQLHSSVRTGNLETCLRLLSLGAQANFFHPEKGNSPLHVAAKAGQVSQAELLTVYGADPGAPDSNGKTPIDYAREAGHHDLADRLVEIQYELTDRLAFYLCGRKPDHKNGQHFIVPQMADSLDLSELAKAAKKKLQSLSNHLFEELAMDVYDEVDRRETDAVWLATQNHSALVTETTVVPFLPVNPEYSSTRNQGRQKLARFNAHEFATLVIDILSDAKRRQQGNSAASPKDHVELILKNMSARPCSDSQDNDQPDYDSVASDEDTDQELPSSKGDRTKSLDSDLSDGPITMQEYLEVKNALSASEAKIQHLLKANSNLSDELRLMQKKLQSLQSENTSLRRQVTANIYQTPSTSDYPDPSSPSALKRRQSARASRPMSMYETGSGLKTYLPKGESPYPEEAIPTLHPFSPHKEKGAFVTTSSSLPSFPSTLSWSMDESNRKASKFEKQSSMPESDYDNTFNDSEVDDSGLCRRGRLRSSGRLREGSSIPELDDAELEPDPALPSTEDVIRKTEQITKNIQELLRAAQDNKHESFVPCSERIHVAVTEMAALFPKRPRSDTVRSSLRLLTSSACRLQSECRKAVPPEGCPGPDMQLVTQQVIQCAYDIAKAAKQLVTITTKENTN; translated from the exons ATGTCCAAACGCATGAGGAACACGGAGGTGTGTGCAGACTGTTGCGTCCCAG AACCCCGCTGGGCCTCAGTGAACAGGGGGGTGTTGATTTGTGATGAGTGCTGCAGTGTTCATCGAAGTCTGGGCAGACACAGCTCACAAGTCCGTCATCTGACGCACACACCATGGCCTCCTACACAGCTACAA ATGGTTCAGATGTTGTACAGCAATGGCGCTAATTCAATTTGGGAGCACTCACTTCTGGACCCAGCATCTGTGATGAGTGGAAAACGCAAGGCCAACCCCCAGGACAAATTACA CCCGAACAAGTCCGAATTCATCAAAGCCAAATATCAAATGTTGGCGTTTGTCCACCGCATGCCTTGTCGGGAAGATGACAGTTCAACAGCCAAAGATCTGAGTAAG CAACTTCATTCAAGTGTTCGCACTGGAAATCTTGAGACCTGTTTGAGGTTGCTCTCTCTGGGAGCTCAGGCAAACTTTTTTCACCCA GAAAAGGGAAACTCTCCCTTGCATGTAGCAGCAAAGGCAGGGCAAGTCTCTCAGGCTGAACTGTTAACGGTTTACGGCGCAGATCCCGGAGCCCCCGATAGCAATGGCAAAACTCCCATCGATTACGCAAG GGAGGCGGGCCACCACGACCTGGCAGATCGACTGGTGGAGATTCAGTATGAGCTGACAGATCGGTTGGCGTTCTACCTGTGTGGGAGAAAACCAG ATCACAAAAATGGGCAGCACTTCATCGTTCCTCAAATGGCTGACag TTTAGATCTATCTGAACTGGCCAAGGCAGCCAAGAAGAAGCTGCAGTCG CTGAGTAATCATTTATTTGAGGAGCTGGCCATGGATGTGTATGATGAGGTTGACAGGCGAGAGACGGATGCAG TGTGGTTAGCGACACAGAATCACAGCGCCCTCGTGACAGAGACGACTGTGGTGCCTTTCCTTCCCGTCAATCCAGAGTATTCGTCCACAAGAAACCAG ggACGCCAAAAACTTGCCAGATTCAATGCACATGAATTTGCAACTCTCGTGATTGATATACTAAGTGATGCAAAGCGGAGACAACAAGGAAATTCAGCAGCAAGCCCCAAAG ACCACGTGGAACTCATCCTGAAGAACATGTCTGCCAGGCCATGCAGTGACAGTCAAGATAATGACCAGCCCGACTATGACAGCGTAGCGTCCGATGAGGATACAGACCAAGAGCTCCCTTCAAGTAAAGGAGATCGGACAAAG AGTCTGGACTCCGACCTCTCCGATGGCCCCATCACCATGCAGGAGTACCTGGAGGTGAAAAACGCTCTCTCGGCCTCCGAGGCCAAAATCCAGCATCTCCTGAAAGCCAACAGCAACCTGAGCGACGAGCTGCGACTGATGCAGAAAAAG CTGCAATCTCTGCAAAGTGAGAACACCTCCCTTAGGCGGCAGGTCACAGCCAATATCTATCAGACCCCCAGCACGTCAGACTATCCCGACCCCTCAAGTCCTTCGGCCCTGAAACGCCGGCAATCCGCTCGGGCCAGTCGGCCCATGTCTATGTACGAGACTGGCTCGGGCCTGAAGACTTATCTCCCTAAAGGGGAAAGTCCTTACCCAGAGGAGGCTATTCCCACCCTGCATCCCTTCTCACCTCAT AAGGAAAAGGGCGCTTTTGTGACCACCTCTTCATCCCTCCCCTCATTTCCGTCCACCCTGTCCTGGTCCATGGATGAAAGTAATCGAAAG GCCTCCAAGTTCGAGAAGCAGAGCAGCATGCCTGAAAGCGACTATGACAACACATTCAATGACTCTGAGGTGGATGATTCAGG TTTGTGCAGGAGAGGGAGGCTGAGGAGCAGCGGCCGGCTGAGGGAGGGCAGCTCCATCCCCGAGCTGGATGACGCGGAGTTGGAGCCGGACCCGGCACTTCCCAGCACCGAGGACGTCATCCGCAAAACCGAGCAGATCACCAAGAATATCCAGGAGCTCCTGCGAGCTGCTCAGGATAACAAACACGAAAG CTTCGTACCCTGCTCAGAAAGAATACATGTGGCTGTAACAGAAATGGCTGCTCTCTTTCCCAAG AGGCCTCGCTCGGACACGGTGCGAAGCTCTCTGCGTTTGTTGACGTCAAGCGCATGCAGGCTTCAGAGCGAGTGCAGGaaggcggtgcctccggaaggcTGCCCGGGACCGGACATGCAGCTTGTCACCCAGCAGGTCATCCAATGT